One Staphylococcus ratti DNA segment encodes these proteins:
- the rocF gene encoding arginase produces MNKTIEIIGAPTTFGQKKLGVNFGPDAIRYAGAVARLKRIGHDVIDSGNVDTPAIDLEKFHSQQQGLQNYDEILTFSNNLKEKVSESIKNNHFPVILGGDHSLAIGSISGVSEHYKELGVIWYDAHGDLNLPEESPSGNVHGMPLRVLAGEGEEALVQLGGFAPKVKPENVVLIGMRDLDFGERSYIKEHNVKTYTMAEIDEMGIKTVIQESIAYLQDRTDGVHLSLDVDALDPEEIPGTGTKVPGGLTYRESHFALEQLQKSGLITSMDLVEVNPLLDEGNKTAEQAVALLGSFFGESLL; encoded by the coding sequence ATGAATAAAACGATTGAAATCATAGGAGCACCTACAACTTTTGGTCAAAAGAAATTAGGTGTTAATTTTGGACCAGATGCGATTCGTTATGCAGGTGCAGTTGCACGTTTAAAACGTATTGGACATGATGTGATTGATAGCGGTAATGTCGATACACCTGCGATAGATTTGGAAAAGTTCCATTCTCAACAACAAGGTTTACAAAATTACGACGAAATTTTAACATTTTCAAATAATTTAAAAGAGAAAGTTTCAGAAAGTATAAAAAACAATCACTTCCCTGTTATTTTAGGTGGAGATCACTCTTTAGCTATTGGTTCTATTTCTGGTGTAAGTGAGCATTACAAAGAGTTAGGAGTTATCTGGTATGACGCTCACGGTGACCTTAATTTACCTGAAGAATCTCCATCAGGTAACGTGCATGGTATGCCATTACGTGTGCTTGCGGGAGAGGGAGAAGAAGCGCTTGTTCAACTTGGTGGCTTTGCGCCCAAAGTGAAGCCAGAAAATGTTGTTTTAATTGGTATGCGCGATTTAGACTTTGGAGAACGTTCGTACATTAAAGAACACAATGTTAAAACGTATACAATGGCAGAAATTGATGAAATGGGAATTAAAACTGTTATTCAAGAAAGTATAGCGTACCTACAAGATCGTACAGACGGCGTACACTTATCTCTTGATGTTGATGCTTTAGACCCAGAAGAAATTCCAGGGACAGGAACGAAAGTGCCAGGTGGTTTAACATATAGAGAAAGTCATTTTGCGTTAGAACAGCTTCAAAAATCAGGACTAATTACTTCAATGGATTTAGTTGAAGTTAACCCATTACTAGACGAAGGCAACAAAACTGCTGAACAAGCAGTGGCATTATTAGGTTCTTTCTTTGGCGAAAGCTTATTGTAA
- the cdaA gene encoding diadenylate cyclase CdaA — MQISNLFQNLSTLEVITGILDLLIVWYVIYLLITVFKGTKAIQLLKGILFILVGKGISEYLHLTTTSRLFDLVMQWGFLAIIVIFQPEIRRALEQLGRGSLFKRYAMTSSVEVPKLVESVSKAVQYMAKRRIGALIVFEKETGLQDYIETGIPMHSDISQELLTNVFIPNTPLHDGAMIIQGDKIATAASYLPLSDSPKIAKSLGTRHRAAVGISEVSDAFTVVVSEETGSISVTFDGKLRKDISVEAFEELLTEHWFGTHFSKKGVN, encoded by the coding sequence ATGCAAATTTCTAACCTCTTTCAAAATTTGAGTACACTTGAGGTCATCACTGGTATTCTAGATTTATTAATTGTATGGTATGTCATTTATCTCCTTATTACCGTATTTAAAGGAACTAAGGCAATTCAATTGTTAAAGGGTATTTTATTTATACTGGTAGGTAAAGGGATTAGTGAGTATTTACATTTAACGACGACTTCAAGATTATTTGATTTAGTAATGCAATGGGGGTTCCTTGCAATTATTGTGATTTTCCAACCTGAGATTAGACGTGCGTTAGAACAACTTGGAAGAGGGAGTTTGTTCAAACGTTATGCGATGACATCTTCAGTTGAAGTACCAAAACTCGTGGAATCCGTATCTAAAGCAGTTCAATATATGGCAAAACGACGTATTGGTGCACTCATTGTGTTTGAAAAAGAGACGGGACTACAAGATTACATAGAAACAGGTATTCCGATGCACTCTGATATTTCACAAGAACTGTTAACAAATGTGTTCATTCCTAATACTCCTTTACATGATGGTGCAATGATTATTCAAGGGGATAAAATTGCAACAGCCGCAAGTTATTTGCCACTGTCAGATAGTCCTAAAATTGCAAAAAGTTTAGGGACAAGACATCGTGCAGCTGTAGGAATATCAGAAGTTTCTGATGCATTTACGGTTGTCGTCTCTGAAGAAACGGGTTCTATTTCAGTGACATTTGACGGTAAATTACGTAAAGATATTTCTGTTGAAGCATTTGAAGAACTTTTAACTGAACATTGGTTCGGAACACATTTTTCAAAGAAAGGCGTGAATTAA
- a CDS encoding YbbR-like domain-containing protein, with translation MFESKWGLRFFAFILALLLFLSVKNVFGESFSTDSISNDGNKTIKNVPVEVINNNKNLYVSGAPDSVDVELSGPQSKILQAQKIEDYKVTLDVSNASPGEQTVEFEVRGLDRDINYRVYPKEATLSIEKKESRTIAVEPNTSPYAIDPNYMVKDESVAPKTVKVVGGKEQLDRIAFAKASYTNDVGISEKTTAQAKVAVFDKNMNKLDVQIVPSSVDLTVDVEPYHKKVKVKVVRKGEPQQGTSIEDVSLDEDTIDIYGNRKDLEDIDEISAEVDVNGVSTTTSRDVKFDLPSGVIHAKPSEAKAKIKVN, from the coding sequence ATGTTTGAGTCAAAATGGGGACTACGATTTTTTGCATTTATATTAGCGCTATTGCTCTTTTTGTCAGTCAAGAATGTCTTTGGTGAGTCTTTTAGTACAGACAGCATTTCAAATGATGGCAATAAAACAATTAAAAATGTACCTGTTGAAGTAATTAATAACAACAAAAATTTATATGTTTCAGGTGCACCGGATAGTGTAGATGTTGAGCTCAGCGGGCCTCAATCTAAAATTTTACAAGCTCAAAAAATTGAAGATTATAAAGTAACATTAGATGTATCTAATGCGAGTCCTGGAGAGCAAACAGTAGAATTCGAAGTAAGAGGATTAGACAGAGATATTAATTATCGTGTTTATCCTAAAGAAGCGACACTATCTATTGAAAAGAAAGAAAGTCGAACGATTGCAGTCGAACCGAATACGAGTCCTTATGCGATAGACCCGAATTATATGGTCAAAGATGAATCTGTAGCTCCTAAAACTGTAAAAGTAGTTGGCGGCAAAGAGCAATTGGACCGCATAGCGTTTGCTAAAGCAAGTTATACGAACGATGTAGGTATATCTGAAAAGACGACAGCTCAAGCAAAAGTTGCTGTATTTGATAAAAATATGAACAAGCTAGACGTTCAAATTGTACCATCATCTGTAGATTTAACAGTAGACGTTGAACCGTATCATAAAAAAGTGAAGGTTAAAGTGGTCCGTAAAGGTGAACCTCAACAAGGGACGTCTATTGAAGATGTTAGTCTTGATGAAGATACGATAGATATTTATGGCAATCGAAAAGATTTAGAAGACATTGATGAAATATCAGCTGAAGTTGATGTAAATGGCGTTTCGACAACCACAAGTAGGGATGTTAAATTTGACTTACCAAGTGGTGTGATTCATGCTAAACCATCAGAGGCAAAAGCTAAAATTAAAGTAAATTAA
- the glmM gene encoding phosphoglucosamine mutase — translation MGKYFGTDGVRGVANQELTPELAFKLGRYGGYVLAHHQDKDHPRVLVGKDTRVSGEMLENALIAGLVSIGAEVMRLGVISTPGVAYLTREMEAELGVMISASHNPVADNGIKFFGSDGFKLSDDQENEIEQLLDQASPDLPRPTGQQIVHTSDYFEGAQKYLSYLKSTVDVNLEGLKIALDGAHGSTASLAPFLFGDLEADTVTMGCSPDGYNINDGVGSTHPEALAEKVVEAEADFGLAFDGDGDRLIAVDEYGHIVDGDQIMFIIGQEMAKNHELNDNMIVSTVMSNLGFYKALEAENISSNKTKVGDRYVVEEMRRGNYNLGGEQSGHIVMMDYNTTGDGLLTGIQLAAVVKRSGKPLSELAAQMKKYPQSLVNVRVTDKHGVEQNEDVQAVMQDVEREMNGEGRILVRPSGTEPLVRVMVEAKTDEDAHRFAQTIADVVEAKMGL, via the coding sequence ATGGGTAAATACTTTGGTACAGACGGTGTAAGAGGCGTTGCTAACCAAGAATTAACTCCAGAACTTGCGTTTAAACTTGGTCGCTATGGTGGCTATGTCTTAGCGCATCATCAAGATAAAGATCATCCACGTGTCCTTGTTGGTAAGGATACACGGGTTTCAGGTGAAATGCTTGAAAACGCATTAATTGCAGGTCTTGTATCCATAGGCGCTGAAGTGATGCGTTTAGGCGTTATTTCAACGCCAGGTGTAGCCTATTTAACGAGAGAAATGGAAGCAGAGCTAGGCGTTATGATTTCTGCTTCCCATAATCCTGTAGCGGATAATGGAATTAAATTCTTTGGTTCGGACGGTTTTAAACTTTCAGATGATCAAGAAAACGAAATCGAACAACTATTAGATCAAGCATCACCTGACCTACCACGACCAACTGGTCAACAAATTGTGCATACTTCAGACTATTTTGAAGGTGCTCAAAAATATTTAAGTTATTTAAAATCAACGGTAGATGTCAATCTAGAAGGATTAAAAATCGCTTTAGACGGCGCCCACGGTTCTACAGCTTCACTTGCACCATTCTTATTTGGTGATTTAGAAGCAGACACTGTAACGATGGGATGTAGCCCAGACGGTTACAACATTAATGATGGTGTTGGTTCGACACACCCAGAAGCTTTAGCTGAAAAGGTGGTTGAAGCAGAAGCGGATTTCGGATTGGCTTTTGATGGCGATGGGGACCGTTTAATTGCTGTGGATGAATATGGCCATATTGTTGATGGTGATCAAATCATGTTCATTATCGGCCAAGAAATGGCAAAAAATCATGAATTAAATGATAATATGATCGTTTCTACTGTCATGAGTAATCTTGGCTTTTACAAAGCGTTAGAAGCAGAAAATATTTCTTCTAACAAAACGAAAGTAGGCGATCGCTACGTTGTTGAAGAAATGCGTCGAGGAAATTACAATTTAGGAGGAGAACAATCTGGCCATATTGTAATGATGGATTATAACACAACAGGCGATGGTTTATTAACAGGTATTCAACTTGCCGCAGTGGTGAAACGCTCTGGTAAACCGTTAAGTGAGCTTGCTGCACAAATGAAAAAATATCCACAATCTTTAGTAAATGTGCGCGTTACTGATAAACATGGCGTGGAACAAAATGAAGATGTGCAAGCTGTGATGCAAGACGTTGAGAGAGAAATGAACGGAGAAGGTCGTATACTCGTTCGTCCTTCTGGAACAGAACCTTTAGTACGTGTTATGGTTGAAGCGAAAACGGATGAAGATGCACATCGTTTTGCACAAACGATTGCCGATGTTGTAGAAGCAAAAATGGGATTATAA
- the glmS gene encoding glutamine--fructose-6-phosphate transaminase (isomerizing), with amino-acid sequence MCGIVGYIGTQNAKEILLRGLEKLEYRGYDSAGIATRDEQGVTVTKAQGRIAELRKETEKAGDGSTGIGHTRWATHGVPNYDNSHPHQSSSKRFTIVHNGVIENYEELQQAYIPNVELKSDTDTEVIVQLVEHFSNEGLSTEDAFTKVISLLHGSYALGLLDSEDSETIYVAKNKSPLLVGIGNGFNVIASDALAMIQVTSEYKELKDQEIVLVQRDSVVIKDLEGNHIDRESYTAEIDASDAEKGVYSHYMLKEIHEQPAVMRRIIQEYQDEEGNLKIDPEIIKDVHEADRIYIIAAGTSYHAGLVGKEFLEKWAGVPTEVHVSSEFVYNTPLLSEKPLFIYISQSGETADSRAVLVETTKLGHKSLTITNVAGSTLSREADHTLLLHAGPEIAVASTKAYTAQIAVLSILSQVVAKEHGREADIDLLRELAKVTTAIETIVDDAPKMEQIATDFLKTTRNAFFIGRTMDYNVSLEGALKLKEISYIQAEGFAGGELKHGTIALIEDGTPVIALATQEGVNLSIRGNVKEVVARGANPCIISMEGLEKEGDTYVIPHVYDLLTPLVSVVSLQLISYYAALHRDLDVDKPRNLAKSVTVE; translated from the coding sequence ATGTGTGGAATTGTAGGTTATATTGGAACGCAAAATGCGAAAGAAATTTTATTACGTGGTCTTGAAAAATTAGAATATCGTGGCTACGATTCAGCTGGTATTGCAACACGTGACGAACAAGGTGTGACAGTTACGAAAGCGCAAGGTAGAATTGCAGAATTACGTAAAGAAACTGAAAAAGCAGGCGATGGTTCTACGGGGATTGGACACACACGTTGGGCAACTCATGGTGTACCAAATTATGACAACTCTCACCCACACCAATCATCAAGTAAACGTTTTACAATAGTTCACAATGGAGTTATTGAAAATTATGAAGAATTACAACAAGCGTATATTCCAAATGTTGAATTAAAATCAGATACAGACACAGAAGTTATTGTTCAATTAGTAGAACATTTCTCAAATGAAGGTTTATCTACAGAAGATGCATTTACAAAAGTAATCAGTTTATTACATGGTTCTTATGCACTTGGCTTATTAGATAGTGAAGATTCAGAAACAATTTATGTTGCTAAAAATAAGTCACCTTTATTAGTAGGCATTGGGAATGGTTTTAATGTTATCGCTTCAGATGCCTTAGCAATGATTCAAGTGACAAGTGAATATAAAGAATTAAAAGATCAAGAAATTGTATTAGTTCAACGTGATAGCGTGGTTATTAAAGATTTAGAAGGCAATCACATTGACCGTGAAAGTTACACTGCTGAAATCGATGCTTCAGATGCTGAAAAAGGTGTATACAGTCACTACATGCTAAAAGAAATTCATGAGCAACCCGCTGTAATGAGACGTATTATTCAAGAATATCAGGATGAAGAAGGTAACCTAAAAATTGATCCAGAAATCATCAAAGATGTACATGAAGCAGATCGCATTTACATCATTGCGGCAGGTACAAGTTACCATGCAGGGCTTGTTGGTAAAGAATTTTTAGAAAAGTGGGCAGGCGTACCAACAGAAGTACATGTTTCATCTGAATTTGTGTACAATACGCCATTACTTTCTGAAAAACCATTGTTCATCTATATTTCTCAATCAGGTGAAACAGCAGATAGTCGTGCAGTACTCGTTGAAACAACGAAATTAGGACATAAATCGTTAACGATTACGAACGTTGCAGGTTCAACGTTATCTCGTGAGGCGGACCACACATTGTTATTACATGCCGGCCCAGAAATTGCCGTGGCATCTACGAAAGCATACACAGCACAAATCGCGGTGTTATCAATCCTTTCACAAGTTGTAGCAAAAGAGCATGGTCGTGAAGCGGATATTGACTTATTGCGTGAATTGGCGAAAGTAACTACGGCAATTGAAACAATCGTAGATGATGCACCAAAAATGGAACAAATTGCAACAGATTTCTTAAAAACAACACGCAATGCTTTCTTTATTGGTCGTACAATGGATTACAATGTCAGCCTTGAAGGGGCATTAAAGTTAAAAGAGATTTCTTACATTCAAGCTGAAGGTTTTGCTGGTGGAGAGTTAAAACACGGAACAATTGCATTAATTGAAGACGGTACACCAGTGATTGCGTTAGCAACACAAGAAGGTGTTAACTTATCTATTCGAGGTAATGTGAAAGAAGTTGTGGCACGTGGTGCAAATCCATGTATCATTTCTATGGAAGGTCTTGAAAAAGAAGGAGATACTTACGTTATTCCTCACGTATATGATTTATTGACACCACTTGTTTCTGTTGTGTCGTTACAACTTATTTCGTACTATGCTGCTTTACATCGTGATTTAGATGTTGACAAGCCTCGTAACTTAGCGAAATCAGTAACAGTAGAATAA
- a CDS encoding HAD family hydrolase → MKEVKAIFLDMDGTILHENNRTSAETACVIRKLRASGYRVFLATGRAYEEIYLLIPKDLEFDGIISSNGTLGHIGNRVLFEHDLSESAVNTIVQSAQKEGIYYEVFPFKAPRFALTEDQAWMLALVQGEKPQQVAESEWLSRHEAIKGKLTWRQHVPTGMGYSKIYLFHPELNKIEAFRNQMLAQVETLKIEVSNSTQNNIETMKYGINKGTAIKEMCAYFNIDISETLVIGDSDNDRSMFEVGKVTVAMKNAKQHIKTRTMYETDFDNNEDGAAKFLESHLL, encoded by the coding sequence ATGAAAGAGGTAAAGGCAATATTTTTAGACATGGATGGAACAATACTTCACGAAAATAACCGTACGTCAGCAGAAACAGCATGTGTGATTCGTAAGCTTAGGGCATCAGGCTATCGTGTATTTTTAGCTACAGGTCGTGCATATGAAGAGATATATTTATTAATTCCAAAAGACCTTGAATTTGACGGTATTATTTCTTCAAATGGTACATTAGGGCATATCGGTAATCGAGTTTTATTTGAACATGATTTAAGTGAATCAGCAGTAAATACTATCGTTCAAAGCGCTCAAAAAGAGGGGATTTACTATGAAGTATTTCCATTTAAAGCGCCCCGTTTTGCGTTAACTGAAGATCAAGCATGGATGTTAGCCTTAGTACAAGGTGAAAAACCTCAACAAGTTGCAGAAAGTGAGTGGTTATCTCGACATGAAGCAATTAAAGGGAAATTAACGTGGAGGCAACATGTGCCTACAGGAATGGGATATTCCAAAATTTATTTGTTTCATCCTGAATTAAACAAAATTGAGGCATTTCGAAATCAAATGTTAGCTCAGGTGGAAACACTTAAAATTGAAGTTTCCAACTCTACACAAAATAACATCGAAACAATGAAATATGGAATTAATAAAGGGACAGCTATTAAAGAAATGTGTGCGTATTTCAACATCGATATCTCTGAAACATTGGTTATAGGGGACAGTGATAATGATCGGTCAATGTTTGAGGTAGGTAAGGTTACAGTAGCAATGAAAAATGCAAAACAACATATTAAAACGCGCACAATGTATGAAACAGATTTTGATAATAATGAAGACGGCGCAGCAAAATTTTTAGAAAGTCATTTATTATAG
- a CDS encoding FadR/GntR family transcriptional regulator encodes MKISNQKIYEQIANDLIEQIDEGKLKEGERLPSIQALAKTYGVSNASMREALNALRMIGLIEIKHGYGTFVKQKHPQLFDFSNHTLTQKRVKDILELREAVEVKTASLASQRRTEGHLAAMYEALNEMARAIQNNTSGEEADLKFHLVIAQASDNQLLYELLNNIADKIQQTMRGTRHIYLYSRQKRMEKLFNEHTAIYDAITTQNALLAAQKMSEHLQEVRQTLVENYIVE; translated from the coding sequence ATGAAGATTTCAAATCAAAAGATTTACGAGCAAATTGCAAATGATTTAATCGAACAAATCGATGAAGGAAAGTTGAAAGAAGGAGAACGCTTACCTTCTATACAAGCGCTCGCTAAAACATATGGTGTAAGTAATGCTTCAATGAGAGAGGCATTAAATGCATTAAGAATGATAGGCTTAATTGAAATTAAACATGGCTATGGCACATTTGTTAAACAAAAACACCCTCAGTTGTTTGATTTTAGTAATCATACTTTAACGCAAAAACGGGTGAAAGATATTTTAGAACTTCGGGAAGCGGTAGAGGTTAAAACAGCAAGTTTAGCATCACAGCGTCGTACAGAGGGACATTTGGCTGCAATGTATGAGGCGCTCAATGAAATGGCGCGTGCGATTCAAAATAATACTTCAGGAGAAGAAGCAGATTTGAAGTTTCATTTAGTAATTGCACAAGCTTCCGATAATCAACTTTTATATGAACTTTTAAATAACATAGCTGATAAAATACAGCAAACAATGAGAGGTACACGGCATATTTATTTGTATAGCCGTCAAAAGCGGATGGAAAAGCTTTTTAATGAACATACAGCCATTTATGATGCCATTACTACACAAAATGCGCTATTAGCTGCTCAAAAAATGTCGGAACACTTGCAAGAAGTGCGTCAAACGTTGGTCGAAAATTATATTGTTGAATAG
- the manA gene encoding mannose-6-phosphate isomerase, class I → MPLMLKPVFQQRLWGGTNLSQYGYDLPSDHIGEVWGISAHPNGANEILNGPYKGMTLDEVWAAYPKLFGEFPTKKFPLLTKILDATQKLSVQVHPDDTFAYEYENGEYGKTECWYILDAQPGAEIIYGTHAKTKDELEKLLDDRRFDALFKRVPVQSGDFFFVPAGTVHGIGEGIMILETQQSSDTTYRIYDYDRRDQNGQLRPLHIEKSKAVINYGDESPNLIPTTEVIETHKRTTYVQNQFFTVVKWDIDGTLNYMKPREFVLVSVLDGKGELIADGEIYPIEKGNHFVLTAEDLDNVFEGQLTLMISYV, encoded by the coding sequence ATGCCTTTAATGTTAAAACCTGTTTTTCAGCAACGTCTTTGGGGAGGAACGAACTTATCACAATACGGTTATGATTTGCCTAGCGACCACATAGGGGAAGTATGGGGTATTTCTGCTCATCCAAATGGTGCAAATGAAATTTTGAATGGTCCTTATAAGGGAATGACTTTAGATGAAGTCTGGGCCGCATATCCGAAACTATTCGGTGAGTTTCCTACTAAAAAGTTTCCTTTATTGACAAAAATTTTAGATGCAACGCAAAAATTGTCTGTACAAGTTCATCCTGACGACACTTTTGCATATGAATATGAAAATGGGGAATACGGCAAAACAGAATGTTGGTACATTTTAGATGCTCAACCTGGAGCTGAAATTATATATGGTACACATGCCAAAACGAAAGACGAATTAGAAAAGTTACTCGATGACCGTCGATTTGATGCTCTTTTTAAACGCGTGCCGGTACAGTCTGGAGATTTCTTTTTCGTTCCAGCAGGTACAGTTCACGGCATAGGCGAAGGGATTATGATTTTAGAGACACAACAATCTTCTGACACAACGTATCGAATTTATGATTATGATCGTCGTGATCAAAATGGACAATTGCGTCCGCTTCATATTGAAAAAAGTAAGGCAGTCATTAATTATGGTGACGAAAGTCCTAACCTCATACCAACGACAGAAGTGATTGAAACACATAAAAGAACAACGTATGTTCAAAATCAATTTTTCACTGTCGTCAAATGGGATATTGATGGAACTTTGAATTATATGAAACCTAGAGAGTTTGTTTTAGTATCTGTCCTAGATGGTAAAGGGGAACTTATTGCGGATGGTGAAATTTATCCTATCGAAAAAGGAAACCATTTCGTTTTAACAGCAGAAGATTTAGACAATGTGTTTGAAGGTCAACTTACGCTCATGATCAGCTACGTTTAA
- a CDS encoding EVE domain-containing protein translates to MTAETNYFWLNCGYNRWNHNEPLVGQTAVFESGAQFNPSQGYRAFKQAKIGDKVVFYQVQTDAGLLGWGEIVNVVTGAQNKIHVQFEFKETFKSLTTEYLKRSETLEFRMNHMKESLFNKISYDEFELIKGLGTGDVTVPRYFYMAETTAFEPGETYVIYTHTINGIKRNGYHHYTQLEVGDQIVIYNRYSNQSVIGRAEVSHHIHTRPPEAGRTNSTAIEIRYLEDIHPVSLMTLNKHPKLKNLYFLQENAKQAIASLTPTQFEAIMEMSENGGVKGRFEAIGQATSETANEDIKPFILLLSNNKEEGLKSAESLVEKANATPVITTGHPDFSEEMLYGRYLPNEAGALYYREGFITELMPKSDRHFLIIDQFERIDPDIFQMFINVLEGYEMTLPRYHRDGSMVKWSLNKDSYYYVNPNWHLVGVTYLTPQEVKERYPSQFLKYARIIQVKQ, encoded by the coding sequence ATGACAGCAGAAACGAATTATTTTTGGCTTAACTGTGGTTACAATCGTTGGAATCACAATGAGCCTCTAGTGGGGCAAACCGCTGTATTTGAATCTGGTGCACAATTTAACCCATCGCAAGGTTATCGTGCTTTTAAACAAGCGAAAATCGGTGACAAAGTGGTTTTTTATCAAGTACAAACAGATGCAGGTTTACTCGGTTGGGGCGAGATTGTAAACGTAGTGACTGGCGCACAAAATAAAATTCATGTGCAATTTGAATTTAAAGAAACATTTAAATCATTAACGACTGAATATTTAAAGCGTAGTGAAACATTAGAATTCAGAATGAACCATATGAAAGAATCTTTATTCAACAAAATTTCTTATGATGAATTTGAATTAATTAAAGGTTTAGGGACTGGTGACGTTACTGTACCACGTTATTTTTATATGGCAGAAACGACTGCGTTTGAACCTGGTGAAACGTATGTGATTTACACACATACGATTAATGGTATTAAACGTAATGGTTATCATCATTACACACAGCTTGAAGTAGGGGACCAAATTGTTATTTACAATCGCTATAGTAACCAGTCAGTGATAGGGCGCGCGGAAGTTTCGCATCACATTCATACTCGACCACCAGAAGCGGGGCGTACCAATAGTACTGCGATTGAAATTCGTTATCTTGAAGATATTCATCCTGTGAGTCTAATGACACTTAATAAACATCCCAAATTGAAAAACTTATATTTTCTTCAAGAAAATGCGAAACAAGCGATTGCTAGTTTAACACCAACACAATTTGAAGCTATTATGGAAATGAGTGAAAATGGCGGTGTTAAAGGTCGATTTGAAGCAATTGGTCAAGCAACGTCGGAAACTGCCAATGAAGACATTAAACCTTTTATCCTTTTACTTTCAAATAATAAGGAAGAAGGTTTGAAGTCAGCTGAATCATTAGTGGAAAAAGCCAACGCCACACCGGTTATTACCACAGGACATCCTGATTTTTCTGAAGAAATGTTATATGGGCGCTATTTGCCAAATGAAGCAGGAGCATTGTACTATCGTGAAGGATTCATTACCGAGCTTATGCCTAAATCGGATCGACATTTTCTCATTATAGACCAATTTGAACGCATTGACCCGGATATATTCCAAATGTTTATTAACGTTTTGGAAGGTTATGAAATGACGTTACCAAGGTATCATCGAGATGGTAGTATGGTTAAATGGAGTTTAAATAAAGATTCCTATTACTATGTGAATCCTAACTGGCATCTTGTAGGCGTAACTTATTTAACGCCTCAAGAAGTGAAAGAACGCTATCCTTCACAGTTTCTTAAATACGCACGTATCATACAAGTTAAGCAGTAA